The sequence AATCCAGATGCTCCTGTGCCTGAAAGAATATATCCATTTCCCTGGTTTCATCCAAAAGGATGTGAAGCCCCTCACCGGCCTTCTGGTTGTTCATATGGTAGATCCATCCCAGGGGCGGACTCAGGTTATTCTGGCGGCTCACCAGTGTGAGAACGCTCTGTTCATAATTCAAGGGATTGTGAAGCATCTGTCTGATCTCTTCATTTGCCAGGGAGGAACCTGTATAAGTCAAAGAGAGAATTAGAGTTTTTCGCTTGAGGTTTGTATTTCCACCGCTCAGACGGCTGATGTCTCTGAAGGTTCTCATGTGTTCAATCGAAAAAATCATGGTCCATGTTTTTTTGAAGTCGGTGCTTCCGTCTTCATAAAAACCGGCATATTGCCTGAGAAAGGGTATGGTCATACCAAACAGAATCTCTATACAGATGGCACCCCAGCGCAGAATCAGGATGGTCCTTTCCTTTTTCTTCTTCATGGCTCTCACAAAAATCTTGCCTATATGCTGACCGGGTATATAGTCCACAACTTCCCGGTTGGGCATCTTTTTGAGATTGAAACTGGCCAGGGTATTCATAAGAATTCCCATAACCTGGAGAGTCAGTATCCCGGTCAACTCAGACAGGAAGTGAAGAGATGTCCAGACAAAGCTGAAAAAACGGGACAGGAGTGCCACTGAGTTAAACCGGCTGGACAGGGTCATGATCACCTCCCCCCTGGTTCGGCTTGTGGAAATCATCTTCTGTACTGTTTGTTGAACGGCGACACCGATCGTCCGGGTCATACAAAACATTGTATAGGTGGCTAAAATCAGATAAATGGCTATAGAGCCGGATAAAAAGGGAAGAGACAGGTACTTCGTTTTCTTGATCATGAGCTGATATATCCTGTAATGCGGAGAGATCCGACTTTCAAAAAAAAGAATAGGACTTTCGGAGGTTCAGGTAAAGGAAAAACAGAAAAAAAAGAATCCCCTCAGGATTTTCTGGAGATTGTATCGGCTGCCATCAGGGTGTGAAGAGTAATGATTATTTATTTTTCAAGATTGAGTACCCCTTTGCAGTTCTCAAAAGGGCTCCAATGACCGTTAAAGCAGCCATTATGGATGCACTGAAGACATAATACCGGGGAAACAGTAAAAATAATGTGTAAAATAATACCGTTTCAGTTCCTTCGATTAATCCTCGGGATATTGTGACAGAAGTGGATTCATTTTGGGCGGCAGCACCGGCTGCTCGTTTTTCAAGGAGCGCTGAAAGGTACATCCAGGTTGCGGAATTAACATAAAATGCGGCTAACAGAAACAGAGTGCTTATGTAAGAAGCGCGGCTGCCTTTTTGTAATGATATGGCAACAGGGATTAAAGCATAGACAATGAAATCACAAACTATATCCAGGTAACCCCCTTCATCGCTCTGGGTTCTCG is a genomic window of Oceanispirochaeta sp. containing:
- a CDS encoding CDP-alcohol phosphatidyltransferase family protein — its product is MKDKILNPFALWVSRYVSAGLMTIIALLFGIASAASVLLGQYSMALILWIINRILDGLDGQIARASRTQSDEGGYLDIVCDFIVYALIPVAISLQKGSRASYISTLFLLAAFYVNSATWMYLSALLEKRAAGAAAQNESTSVTISRGLIEGTETVLFYTLFLLFPRYYVFSASIMAALTVIGALLRTAKGYSILKNK